The following is a genomic window from Candidatus Methylomirabilota bacterium.
TGGGAGCAGATCTTTTATGGCGAGTTCGACGGCCGGCGGCGGAAGCGGGTGCTGATCAAGATCATCGGCGAGTAACCCCCCGGACGAGGGTCGCCTCTTGCGACCGACGACGGAGGCATCTATTCTAGGACTGCTCTCTCCTGCGGGAAACATGGTTCTTTCACTGGAGGTGATGCAGGTGGCGCACAAAGATCCAAGCGAAGAGGAAGAGCCCAGCTTTCGTGTGGTGGACCGACGGAGGATGGGTCCAGAGGGTTCTCAAGAGCCCGCCCAGGTACCGGAGTCCGAGCCGGAGAAGACGGCCGAATCCCCCCCTTCGGAACAGAAAAAGAAGGAGGAGGAGTTCGTACTTCTTCCCATTCCTGACCTCGTGCGCATTTTGATCGCCGAGCTGCAGACGCGCGCGTTAGTGCACATGGGGTTGATCCCCAACCCTGCGACGCATCTCGTCGCAAAAGACCTGCCTCAAGCCCGGCTGG
Proteins encoded in this region:
- a CDS encoding DUF1844 domain-containing protein — protein: MRPTTEASILGLLSPAGNMVLSLEVMQVAHKDPSEEEEPSFRVVDRRRMGPEGSQEPAQVPESEPEKTAESPPSEQKKKEEEFVLLPIPDLVRILIAELQTRALVHMGLIPNPATHLVAKDLPQARLAIDCVAALIEQLSPLAAPPEREELQHMLANLRLSFVRQSGGSHGAA